The following are encoded together in the Vigna angularis cultivar LongXiaoDou No.4 chromosome 9, ASM1680809v1, whole genome shotgun sequence genome:
- the LOC108320510 gene encoding uncharacterized protein LOC108320510 — translation MKKMGLGSEVEDGDLHRLRSDLSSLLHQIDELVVRAIEVNNNNVKKKKKNDISKDDKTQIESFSRMLSDMLSSLKSWVPKFQIALHTEEETESYDDESRASDSPEETTLSLVSPSPLVSWRANCTVKRGRQMFMLTPLPLSSKHHKQPNPQFPPSTLATAFMDNVVVKPTPIKHQLSNNQDKGSMLLVMTPCLKMSPPKSCLLLEPISEMKHLGDHQFRKGTPYPVGTRYSDSESSGVDDSAPDLSLKYPELLGICRDSKAGIGNKTVEASPDWFTSPPKTCVLMEPPDDNIDDRLCVHVAANLLNQQVDKCKDGDGGDVCKDHSNRGHFVGSLEHVENTPMPESSFQTGKRPGENTLKRELWTKFEAASTWGCQPKLPTDQKSAHKGFLDLLEEASCDE, via the exons atgaagaagatgggTTTGGGTAGTGAGGTTGAAGACGGTGATCTTCATCGTCTTCGCTCCgatctttcttctcttctccatcAG ATTGATGAGCTTGTCGTGCGTGCCATTGAagtcaataataataatgtgaagaagaagaagaagaatgacaTAAGCAAAGATGACAAAACGCAAATTGAATCTTTCTCCCGAATGCTCTCTGACATGCTCTCTTCTTTGAAG TCGTGGGTCCCCAAATTTCAAATTGCACTACACACGGAAGAAGAGACAGAATCATACGATGATGAAAGCAGAGCGTCTGATAGTCCTGAAGAGACAACCTTAAGTTTGGTGTCTCCTTCACCGCTTGTGTCCTGGCGTGCCAATTGCACTGTGAAGAGAGGTAGACAAATGTTCATGCTTACACCTCTTCCGTTATCATCCAAACACCACAAACAACCTAATCCTCAGTTCCCTCCTTCCACATTAGCCACTGCTTTCATGGACAATGTAGTAGTCAAACCAACCCCAATTAAGCACCAACTGTCAAACAACCAAGACAAGGGATCCATGCTTCTTGTCATGACTCCCTGCCTGAAAATGTCCCCTCCCAAATCCTGCCTTTTGCTCGAACCTATTTCCGAAATGAAGCATTTGGGTGATCACCAGTTTCGCAAGGGCACTCCCTATCCTGTTGGGACGCGTTACAGTGACTCTGAATCTTCTGGTGTTGATGATTCTGCGCCGGATTTATCCTTGAAGTATCCGGAGCTCCTTGGGATATGCCGCGATTCTAAGGCAGGAATTGGAAACAAAACAGTGGAAGCATCGCCGGATTGGTTTACCTCACCTCCTAAAACATGCGTTTTGATGGAGCCACCTGATGATAATATTGATGATCGCTTGTGTGTACACGTAGCTGCCAACCTTCTTAATCAACAAGTCGACAAGTGTAAAGATGGTGATGGTGGTGATGTTTGCAAAGATCATAGTAACCGAG GTCATTTTGTTGGGAGCTTAGAACACGTAGAGAACACTCCCATGCCTGAAAGCTCATTTCAAACTGGAAAACGACCTGGTGAAAATACTCTGAAAAGGGAATTATGGACTAAGTTTGAGGCAGCGTCCACTTGGGGGTGTCAACCTAAGTTACCCACAGATCAAAAGAGTGCCCACAAAGGGTTTCTTGACCTACTGGAAGAAGCTTCCTGTGATGAATAA
- the LOC108320631 gene encoding lysM domain receptor-like kinase 3 isoform X2: MMILVRKPHLGLLLFLIHLHFSSCYSTEPMNCTDTGRVCTSFIALKPEPNQTLALIQSMFDVLPGDITVEGNAWGYVFIRKNCSCAAGIKKYLSNTTFTVKSNEGLVYDVVTSAYDGLAVLPNTTRRARNGAVVSLRLFCGCSSGLWNYLVSYVMRDGDSIESLASRFGVSMDSIESVNGISNLDNVTVGSLYYIPLDSVPGDPYPLNNTAPPVPVPAPSFDNFSADQVDHKARVPYVWIIGGLGVGLILIVLTVILCVCMRSSNCFADDARTNEKDAEGKISHKFHILRNPSFFCGSGRYICGKHVEQKQTDAESSNHTITIPKASTLGPDVFEMDKPVVFTYEEIFSTSDGFSDSNLLGHGTYGSVYYSLLRDQEVAIKRMTATKTKEFLSEMKVLCKVHHANLVELIGYAASHEELFLVYEYAQKGSLRSHLHDPQSHSPLSWIMRVQIALDAARALEYIHEHTKAHYVHRDIKTSNILLDASFRAKISDFGLAKLVGKANEGEISTTKVVGTYGYLAPEYLSEGLATTKSDVYAFGVVLFEIISGKEAIIRSEGTTTKNPERRSLASIMLGVLRNSPDSMSMSSLRDYIDPNMMDLYPHDCVFKLATLAKQCVDEDPILRPDMRQVVISLSQILLSSVEWEATLAGNSQVFSGLVQGR, encoded by the exons ATGATGATTCTCGTGAGAAAACCCCATTTGGGGTTGCTTCTCTTTCTTATCCACCTTCACTTCAGCTCCTGTTACTCCACAGAACCTATGAACTGTACGGACACAGGTCGCGTTTGCACTTCTTTCATTGCCTTAAAGCCTGAGCCAAACCAAACGCTTGCTCTGATTCAGAGCATGTTTGATGTGTTGCCTGGTGACATCACAGTTGAAGGCAATGCGTGGGGTTACGTGTTCATAAGGAAGAATTGTTCTTGTGCTGCGGGTATCAAGAAATACTTGTCCAATACCACGTTCACTGTGAAATCCAATGAGGGATTAGTGTATGACGTGGTGACGAGTGCCTATGATGGCCTTGCTGTCCTTCCCAACACAACCAGGAGGGCCAGGAATGGTGCTGTTGTCTCTCTGAGGTTGTTTTGTGGCTGCTCCAGTGGACTCTGGAACTATTTGGTCAGTTATGTGATGAGAGACGGGGATAGTATTGAGTCCTTGGCAAGCAGGTTTGGGGTTAGCATGGATAGCATTGAGAGTGTGAATGGCATTAGTAATCTGGATAATGTCACAGTTGGTTCGCTTTATTACATACCACTTGATTCTG TTCCTGGTGATCCTTATCCCCTGAATAATACTGCTCCACCAGTTCCTGTTCCTGCTCCATCCTTTGATAATTTTTCAG CTGATCAAGTTGACCACAAGGCTCGTGTACCCTACGTATGGATCATTGGGGGCTTAGGAGTTGGTCTAATTCTAATTGTATTAACTGTGATTCTCTGTGTTTGTATGAGATCATCAAATTGTTTTGCTGATGATGCCAGAACTAATGAGAAAGATGCCGAGGGCAAAATTTCTCATAAATTCCATATTCTAAGGAACCCAAGTTTTTTTTGTGGTTCTGGAAGGTACATATGTGGCAAGCATGTTGAACAGAAGCAAACAGATGCTGAATCCAGCAATCACACGATTACCATTCCAAAAGCCTCAA CTCTTGGGCCTGATGTATTTGAAATGGACAAGCCTGTTGTCTTTACATATGAAGAGATTTTCTCCACATCTGATGGTTTCTCTGACTCAAATCTACTTGGACATGGAACATACGGTTCTGTTTATTATAGCCTCCTTCGTGATCAG GAAGTTGCTATTAAAAGAATGACTGCTActaaaacaaaagaatttttGTCAGAGATGAAAGTTTTGTGCAAGGTTCATCATGCTAATCTG GTAGAATTGATTGGCTATGCAGCTAGTCACGAGGAGCTTTTCTTAGTTTATGAATATGCTCAGAAGGGTTCACTTAGAAGCCATTTGCATGATCCTCAAA GTCATTCCCCACTTTCTTGGATCATGAGGGTGCAAATTGCGCTTGATGCTGCCAGGGCCCTTGAATACATACACGAGCACACAAAAGCTCATTATGTACACCGTGATATCAAGACCAGTAACATATTACTTGATGCTTCTTTTAGAGCAAAG ATTTCAGATTTTGGGTTAGCAAAACTTGTTGGGAAAGCAAATGAGGGAGAAATTTCAACTACCAAAGTTGTTGGTACATATGGATATCTTGCCCCAGA ATATTTGAGTGAGGGTCTTGCGACAACTAAAAGTGATGTCTATGCATTTGGTGTTGTCCTTTTTGAGATTATATCAGGAAAGGAGGCCATCATTCGATCTGAAggcacaacaacaaaaaatccTGAAAGGCGTTCATTGGCATCTATA ATGCTGGGTGTTCTCAGGAATTCACCTGACTCCATGAGCATGTCAAGCTTGAGAGATTATATTGATCCAAATATGATGGATTTGTATCCCCATGATTGTGTATTTAAG CTGGCCACACTGGCAAAGCAATGTGTGGATGAGGACCCCATCTTACGACCTGATATGAGACAAGTAGTGATTTCCCTCTCACAGATTCTTCTGTCTTCTGTTGAATGGGAAGCAACTCTTGCTGGAAATAGCCAGGTTTTCAGTGGCCTTGTTCAGGGAAGATAG
- the LOC108320631 gene encoding lysM domain receptor-like kinase 3 isoform X1, translating to MMILVRKPHLGLLLFLIHLHFSSCYSTEPMNCTDTGRVCTSFIALKPEPNQTLALIQSMFDVLPGDITVEGNAWGYVFIRKNCSCAAGIKKYLSNTTFTVKSNEGLVYDVVTSAYDGLAVLPNTTRRARNGAVVSLRLFCGCSSGLWNYLVSYVMRDGDSIESLASRFGVSMDSIESVNGISNLDNVTVGSLYYIPLDSVPGDPYPLNNTAPPVPVPAPSFDNFSADQVDHKARVPYVWIIGGLGVGLILIVLTVILCVCMRSSNCFADDARTNEKDAEGKISHKFHILRNPSFFCGSGRYICGKHVEQKQTDAESSNHTITIPKASTLGPDVFEMDKPVVFTYEEIFSTSDGFSDSNLLGHGTYGSVYYSLLRDQEVAIKRMTATKTKEFLSEMKVLCKVHHANLVELIGYAASHEELFLVYEYAQKGSLRSHLHDPQSKGHSPLSWIMRVQIALDAARALEYIHEHTKAHYVHRDIKTSNILLDASFRAKISDFGLAKLVGKANEGEISTTKVVGTYGYLAPEYLSEGLATTKSDVYAFGVVLFEIISGKEAIIRSEGTTTKNPERRSLASIMLGVLRNSPDSMSMSSLRDYIDPNMMDLYPHDCVFKLATLAKQCVDEDPILRPDMRQVVISLSQILLSSVEWEATLAGNSQVFSGLVQGR from the exons ATGATGATTCTCGTGAGAAAACCCCATTTGGGGTTGCTTCTCTTTCTTATCCACCTTCACTTCAGCTCCTGTTACTCCACAGAACCTATGAACTGTACGGACACAGGTCGCGTTTGCACTTCTTTCATTGCCTTAAAGCCTGAGCCAAACCAAACGCTTGCTCTGATTCAGAGCATGTTTGATGTGTTGCCTGGTGACATCACAGTTGAAGGCAATGCGTGGGGTTACGTGTTCATAAGGAAGAATTGTTCTTGTGCTGCGGGTATCAAGAAATACTTGTCCAATACCACGTTCACTGTGAAATCCAATGAGGGATTAGTGTATGACGTGGTGACGAGTGCCTATGATGGCCTTGCTGTCCTTCCCAACACAACCAGGAGGGCCAGGAATGGTGCTGTTGTCTCTCTGAGGTTGTTTTGTGGCTGCTCCAGTGGACTCTGGAACTATTTGGTCAGTTATGTGATGAGAGACGGGGATAGTATTGAGTCCTTGGCAAGCAGGTTTGGGGTTAGCATGGATAGCATTGAGAGTGTGAATGGCATTAGTAATCTGGATAATGTCACAGTTGGTTCGCTTTATTACATACCACTTGATTCTG TTCCTGGTGATCCTTATCCCCTGAATAATACTGCTCCACCAGTTCCTGTTCCTGCTCCATCCTTTGATAATTTTTCAG CTGATCAAGTTGACCACAAGGCTCGTGTACCCTACGTATGGATCATTGGGGGCTTAGGAGTTGGTCTAATTCTAATTGTATTAACTGTGATTCTCTGTGTTTGTATGAGATCATCAAATTGTTTTGCTGATGATGCCAGAACTAATGAGAAAGATGCCGAGGGCAAAATTTCTCATAAATTCCATATTCTAAGGAACCCAAGTTTTTTTTGTGGTTCTGGAAGGTACATATGTGGCAAGCATGTTGAACAGAAGCAAACAGATGCTGAATCCAGCAATCACACGATTACCATTCCAAAAGCCTCAA CTCTTGGGCCTGATGTATTTGAAATGGACAAGCCTGTTGTCTTTACATATGAAGAGATTTTCTCCACATCTGATGGTTTCTCTGACTCAAATCTACTTGGACATGGAACATACGGTTCTGTTTATTATAGCCTCCTTCGTGATCAG GAAGTTGCTATTAAAAGAATGACTGCTActaaaacaaaagaatttttGTCAGAGATGAAAGTTTTGTGCAAGGTTCATCATGCTAATCTG GTAGAATTGATTGGCTATGCAGCTAGTCACGAGGAGCTTTTCTTAGTTTATGAATATGCTCAGAAGGGTTCACTTAGAAGCCATTTGCATGATCCTCAAAGTAAGG GTCATTCCCCACTTTCTTGGATCATGAGGGTGCAAATTGCGCTTGATGCTGCCAGGGCCCTTGAATACATACACGAGCACACAAAAGCTCATTATGTACACCGTGATATCAAGACCAGTAACATATTACTTGATGCTTCTTTTAGAGCAAAG ATTTCAGATTTTGGGTTAGCAAAACTTGTTGGGAAAGCAAATGAGGGAGAAATTTCAACTACCAAAGTTGTTGGTACATATGGATATCTTGCCCCAGA ATATTTGAGTGAGGGTCTTGCGACAACTAAAAGTGATGTCTATGCATTTGGTGTTGTCCTTTTTGAGATTATATCAGGAAAGGAGGCCATCATTCGATCTGAAggcacaacaacaaaaaatccTGAAAGGCGTTCATTGGCATCTATA ATGCTGGGTGTTCTCAGGAATTCACCTGACTCCATGAGCATGTCAAGCTTGAGAGATTATATTGATCCAAATATGATGGATTTGTATCCCCATGATTGTGTATTTAAG CTGGCCACACTGGCAAAGCAATGTGTGGATGAGGACCCCATCTTACGACCTGATATGAGACAAGTAGTGATTTCCCTCTCACAGATTCTTCTGTCTTCTGTTGAATGGGAAGCAACTCTTGCTGGAAATAGCCAGGTTTTCAGTGGCCTTGTTCAGGGAAGATAG